Proteins from one Penicillium digitatum chromosome 2, complete sequence genomic window:
- a CDS encoding TRNA-splicing endonuclease subunit Sen2, putative, with the protein MTSPVTSMDKPVAIKSEPVPPARPPRAPRPPRPNFRQIHQFPLPVNVHHIPPVIPHNPLSLISVALSYLTFLISPPRQEVYYAYFDKATSSIHVTDERSINALWQMGFFGKGSLSRSEPSWLAREKKRRGLHNEKTSEEITRLRRTERRELKLERARMEKLAIEETLKAEAAARESVASEPLDENAQSTTTDDTTNVTAITTEKFSLKKAREARALEAKQAREMAAQNAVLAEQIQSETSSNSKSVRFSSVVQKNECQSTSPSSSKLPDAVVDNLDSDDFPNQEHLQLSNEEAFFLAYSLGALQIYDSPLKPGEAQTTSPTTISALLQKFCHHSFQPARDGSASLQPDDPFMTSYAVYHHFRSLGWVVRSGIKFGTDYLLYNRGPVFSHAEFAVIIIPSYSHSYWSETQERKNYTAEKQARSWWWMHCVSRVQAQVLKSLVVCYVEVPPPAASIDDIGALFGQYKVREFLIKRWTPNRTRD; encoded by the coding sequence ATGACCAGTCCAGTAACCAGCATGGACAAGCCTGTGGCTATCAAGTCAGAACCTGTACCACCTGCACGTCCGCCTCGTGCTCCTCGACCACCTAGGCCAAACTTCAGACAGATTCACCAGTTTCCTCTTCCGGTCAATGTACATCACATTCCTCCTGTAATTCCTCATAACCCTCTTTCTCTTATAAGTGTTGCTCTCTCGTACCTCACATTTCTCATCTCCCCGCCCCGCCAAGAAGTCTATTATGCCTACTTTGACAAAGCGACCTCATCGATCCATGTTACGGACGAGAGATCCATTAATGCCTTGTGGCAGATGGGATTCTTCGGCAAGGGTAGTCTCAGTCGAAGTGAACCCAGCTGGCTAGCACGAGAGAAGAAACGAAGAGGGTTACATAATGAGAAGACCAGCGAGGAGATAACAAGACTACGACGTACTGAACGTCGTGAGCTGAAGTTAGAGCGTGCCCGGATGGAGAAGCTGGCTATTGAAGAAACACTTAAAGCCGAGGCGGCTGCTAGGGAATCTGTTGCTTCTGAGCCTCTTGACGAAAATGCCCAATCAACGACCACAGACGACACGACTAATGTCACAGCGATTACAACGGAGAAATtctctttgaagaaggcaaGAGAAGCTCGTGCGCTGGAAGCAAAGCAGGCGCGCGAAATGGCTGCACAAAATGCGGTTCTCGCCGAACAAATCCAGTCTGAGACCTCGTCTAACAGCAAATCCGTGCGTTTTTCATCAGTCGTCCAAAAGAACGAATGCCAGTCCACTTCACCCTCGTCCTCAAAATTGCCTGATGCTGTCGTCGACAACCTCGATTCAGATGACTTCCCAAATCAGGAGCATCTCCAACTCTCAAACGAGGAGGCCTTCTTCCTTGCCTACTCGCTTGGAGCATTGCAAATCTACGATTCACCGTTGAAACCAGGGGAGGCCCAGACAACATCGCCAACCACCATCTCTGCGCTCCTCCAAAAGTTCTGCCATCACTCCTTCCAACCTGCCCGTGACGGCTCTGCGTCCCTCCAACCAGATGATCCCTTCATGACCTCCTACGCCGTCTATCACCACTTCCGGTCCCTTGGGTGGGTTGTACGCTCCGGTATCAAATTCGGAACCGATTATCTGCTTTACAATCGCGGACCAGTATTCTCCCACGCCGAGTTCGCAGTCATCATCATTCCTTCATATTCCCACTCTTATTGGTCCGAGACGCAAGAGCGGAAAAACTACACTGCAGAAAAGCAGGCGAGGAGTTGGTGGTGGATGCACTGCGTCAGCCGTGTGCAGGCCCAGGTGTTGAAGAGCTTGGTCGTTTGCTATGTCGAAGTGCCTCCGCCAGCTGCTTCAATCGATGACATTGGCGCTCTGTTCGGCCAATATAAGGTGCGCGAGTTCCTCATTAAGAGATGGACTCCAAACCGCACTCGTGATTGA